One stretch of Muribaculum intestinale DNA includes these proteins:
- a CDS encoding ornithine cyclodeaminase, whose product MKIITASEIASLGITPAQCVKWVREAFMMKHRCQLPAKLSVHPRGNDFFNTMPCLLPEEYNRFGCKVVSRIKGSHPALKSELMLFDTRSGEMIALVNADWITAMRTGAVATLAISTLRSSNASVYSFIGLGAMARATLDCLLATNPDTILDIRLMRYKDQAERIADEYAAHANARFSIVDTVEAFADGSDVIVSCITDADGLVAEDTSIFKPGVLVVPVHTRGFQNCDTVFDRVVADDRSHVEGFRYFHDFRDFSQLEDVLKGNRPGRTSDSERILAYNIGLGLHDVLFATKILEILQ is encoded by the coding sequence ATGAAAATAATCACTGCCTCCGAAATTGCCTCGCTCGGCATCACCCCGGCCCAATGCGTAAAATGGGTACGTGAAGCATTCATGATGAAACACCGCTGTCAGCTGCCGGCAAAGTTGTCGGTACATCCGCGCGGCAATGACTTCTTCAACACCATGCCATGCCTGTTGCCGGAAGAGTACAACCGATTCGGATGCAAAGTAGTGTCACGCATCAAAGGTTCCCACCCTGCTTTGAAAAGCGAACTGATGCTGTTTGACACCAGATCCGGCGAAATGATTGCCCTTGTCAATGCCGACTGGATTACAGCTATGCGCACCGGTGCCGTGGCCACTCTGGCAATCTCCACTCTCAGGAGCAGCAACGCCTCTGTCTACTCGTTTATCGGCCTCGGAGCCATGGCCCGGGCAACTCTCGACTGCCTGTTAGCCACCAATCCCGACACCATTCTCGACATCCGACTGATGCGCTACAAGGACCAGGCCGAGCGCATCGCAGACGAATATGCCGCCCATGCCAACGCGCGGTTCTCAATCGTAGACACTGTCGAGGCATTCGCTGACGGAAGCGACGTCATAGTGTCGTGCATCACCGATGCCGACGGCCTTGTGGCCGAGGATACATCCATATTCAAGCCAGGAGTGCTCGTTGTGCCGGTACACACTCGCGGATTCCAAAACTGCGACACGGTATTCGACCGCGTGGTAGCCGACGACCGCTCCCACGTCGAGGGATTCCGCTACTTCCACGACTTCCGCGATTTCTCACAGCTGGAGGATGTGCTGAAAGGCAACCGTCCCGGGCGCACATCCGACAGCGAGCGCATACTCGCCTACAATATTGGCCTCGGACTCCACGACGTATTGTTTGCCACAAAGATTCTTGAGATACTCCAATAG
- a CDS encoding lipopolysaccharide biosynthesis protein, giving the protein MAENLGNKAIKGTIWASVDRLGSMGLQFAVNLILARLLVPADFGAIGMIMIFILVSQVFVDGGFSSALIQRKDADQTDFSTIFFWNIGVGAIFYLLIFISAPMIAAYYSMPVLQPVLRVLGSILILNAIISIQTTRLQKSLSFASLAAIDIISSLLGGATAVAMALYGLGIWSLVGMMLSMNAIKIIMFYCVTGWLPSPEFSRQAFRRLFNFGGYLFCANLLQTVCQNVQGIIIGKRFSASQMGYYSQADKLNSISGYTLPQIIVQVMYPVYSRIQDNRPLLISTMLMNLRVIAFVIFPLLFILILVAEPLIGFLYGEAWLPAAPYFRILCVGSVFMCLTNINYYGVAAVGHSRELFLWSFYKWGVLLALLLIGMNFGMTALIWSIVASNVNIFLTNAFLSRKWVGIGIFAIARAVLPAGLLSTALLCALMSLSWLGISLHWTIQAAIFATLYIAGACTLRLRAVNEALDMMRRLKSA; this is encoded by the coding sequence ATGGCTGAAAACTTAGGAAACAAAGCGATAAAGGGCACGATATGGGCCTCAGTCGACCGACTGGGTTCAATGGGATTGCAATTTGCAGTCAACCTGATACTCGCCCGCCTGCTTGTGCCGGCCGATTTCGGCGCGATAGGCATGATTATGATTTTTATCCTGGTAAGTCAGGTGTTTGTCGACGGCGGATTCAGTTCGGCACTGATACAGCGCAAGGATGCCGACCAGACCGACTTCTCCACTATATTTTTCTGGAACATCGGTGTCGGAGCCATTTTTTATCTGCTGATATTCATCTCCGCGCCTATGATTGCGGCCTACTACAGCATGCCTGTGTTGCAACCCGTATTGCGTGTGCTCGGCTCAATACTTATACTCAACGCCATAATCTCAATCCAGACTACACGTCTTCAGAAAAGCCTCTCATTTGCCAGCCTGGCGGCCATCGATATCATTTCATCTTTGCTCGGCGGAGCCACAGCCGTAGCAATGGCTCTCTACGGGCTCGGCATATGGAGCCTGGTAGGGATGATGCTTTCGATGAACGCAATCAAGATAATAATGTTCTATTGCGTGACCGGATGGCTCCCTTCTCCTGAATTCTCCCGACAGGCGTTTCGACGGTTGTTCAACTTCGGCGGCTACCTGTTCTGCGCCAACCTGCTGCAGACAGTGTGCCAGAACGTGCAGGGAATCATCATCGGCAAACGCTTCTCGGCGTCACAGATGGGTTATTACTCCCAGGCCGACAAACTCAACTCGATATCGGGCTATACTCTGCCTCAGATAATCGTGCAGGTGATGTACCCCGTCTATTCACGCATTCAGGACAATCGCCCGCTGCTTATCTCGACCATGTTGATGAATCTCCGGGTTATTGCCTTTGTCATTTTCCCCCTGCTGTTCATTCTGATTCTTGTAGCCGAGCCACTGATTGGATTTCTCTACGGCGAGGCATGGTTGCCGGCCGCACCATATTTCCGCATTCTGTGTGTCGGCAGTGTGTTCATGTGTCTTACCAATATCAATTATTATGGAGTTGCCGCGGTAGGACATTCGCGCGAGCTTTTCCTCTGGAGTTTCTATAAATGGGGAGTATTGCTCGCGCTACTGCTTATAGGAATGAATTTCGGCATGACTGCACTCATATGGTCGATAGTCGCGAGCAACGTGAATATCTTCCTCACCAATGCCTTCCTCTCAAGAAAATGGGTGGGCATCGGTATTTTCGCCATTGCGCGAGCTGTACTCCCCGCCGGATTGTTGAGCACCGCGCTGCTCTGCGCCCTTATGTCACTCTCATGGCTTGGCATAAGCCTGCACTGGACCATACAGGCAGCAATCTTCGCCACATTATATATAGCGGGAGCCTGCACGTTGCGCCTGCGTGCGGTAAACGAGGCACTGGATATGATGAGGCGTCTGAAGTCGGCATAA
- the eno gene encoding phosphopyruvate hydratase, with the protein MKIEKIIGREVLDSRGNPTVEVDVILESGARGRASVPSGASTGVNEALELRDGDKNRYMGKGVTKAVANVNGPIANALVGMSALDQIRIDETMLALDGTETKSNLGANAILGVSLAVAKAAADYLDLPLYKYIGGCNTYCLPVPMMNIINGGAHSDAPICFQEFMIRPIGACCFKEGIRMGTEVFHNLKKVLHDRGLSTAVGDEGGFAPALDGTEDALNVIIKAIEAAGYVPGKDVTIGLDCASSEFFKDGLYDYTWKQGEGAPKYTSQQQAEYLKTLVETYPIDSIEDGMAEGDWEGWKILTDLIGNRCQLVGDDLFVTNVKYLEKGIELGCANSILVKVNQIGSLTETLRAVELAQRNGYTAVISHRSGETEDATIADIAVATNAGQIKTGSASRSDRMAKYNQLLRIQEELGEDAAYGYGKRTKMPQA; encoded by the coding sequence ATGAAAATTGAAAAAATCATCGGACGTGAAGTGCTCGACTCACGTGGCAACCCCACTGTCGAAGTAGACGTAATCCTCGAATCAGGCGCCCGCGGCCGTGCATCAGTACCCTCCGGTGCATCGACCGGCGTAAACGAGGCTCTCGAGCTTCGCGACGGCGACAAAAACCGTTATATGGGCAAGGGTGTTACCAAGGCTGTGGCCAACGTAAACGGCCCCATCGCCAACGCTCTCGTAGGCATGTCGGCTCTTGACCAGATCCGTATCGACGAGACAATGCTCGCACTCGACGGCACAGAGACCAAGAGCAACCTCGGCGCCAACGCCATCCTCGGAGTATCTCTCGCCGTAGCCAAGGCCGCTGCCGACTATCTCGATCTCCCCCTCTACAAATATATCGGCGGCTGCAACACATACTGCCTCCCCGTGCCCATGATGAACATCATCAACGGCGGCGCACACTCCGACGCTCCTATCTGCTTCCAGGAGTTCATGATTCGTCCTATCGGCGCATGCTGCTTCAAGGAAGGCATCCGTATGGGTACCGAGGTGTTCCACAACCTCAAGAAGGTGCTTCACGACCGCGGTCTCTCTACAGCCGTAGGCGACGAGGGTGGTTTCGCTCCCGCACTCGACGGCACTGAGGACGCCCTCAATGTAATCATCAAGGCTATCGAGGCTGCCGGTTACGTTCCCGGAAAGGACGTTACAATCGGTCTCGACTGTGCATCTTCCGAATTCTTCAAGGATGGTCTCTACGACTATACCTGGAAGCAGGGCGAAGGCGCTCCCAAGTATACCTCACAGCAGCAGGCTGAATACCTCAAGACTCTCGTTGAGACATATCCCATCGACTCAATCGAGGACGGTATGGCCGAAGGCGACTGGGAAGGCTGGAAGATTCTTACCGATCTTATCGGCAACCGTTGCCAGCTCGTAGGCGACGACCTGTTCGTTACCAACGTTAAGTATCTTGAAAAGGGTATCGAGCTCGGCTGCGCCAACTCTATCCTTGTTAAGGTTAACCAGATTGGCTCTCTTACCGAGACCCTCCGTGCCGTTGAGCTCGCTCAGCGCAATGGCTACACCGCTGTCATCTCCCACCGTTCAGGCGAGACAGAGGACGCTACCATCGCCGATATCGCTGTTGCTACCAACGCCGGACAGATTAAGACCGGTTCTGCAAGCCGCAGCGACCGTATGGCCAAGTACAACCAGCTCCTCCGCATCCAGGAAGAACTCGGTGAAGACGCAGCTTACGGTTACGGCAAGCGCACCAAGATGCCCCAGGCTTAA
- the rplQ gene encoding 50S ribosomal protein L17: MRHNKSFNHLGRKKAHRDALLANMTISLIMHKRIFTTLAKAKALRMYAEPLINRAKEDNTPNRRLVFSHLQNKYAVTELFREIAQKIADRNGGYTRIIKTGNRLGDNAKTCFIELVDYNENMMKQPGAKKTGRTRRSRKNSAEKAVEAPAAEAPKAEEAAE; the protein is encoded by the coding sequence ATGAGACATAATAAATCCTTCAACCACCTCGGTCGCAAGAAGGCTCACCGCGACGCGCTGCTCGCCAATATGACTATCTCGCTCATCATGCACAAGCGCATCTTCACCACGCTTGCCAAGGCCAAGGCCCTCCGCATGTATGCCGAGCCCCTCATCAACCGCGCCAAGGAGGACAATACCCCCAACCGTCGTCTGGTGTTCTCACACCTTCAGAACAAATATGCCGTCACCGAACTCTTCCGCGAAATCGCTCAGAAGATCGCTGACCGCAACGGCGGCTACACACGCATCATCAAGACCGGCAACCGCCTCGGTGACAACGCCAAGACATGTTTTATCGAACTCGTTGACTACAACGAAAACATGATGAAGCAGCCCGGCGCCAAGAAGACCGGCCGCACACGCCGCAGCCGCAAGAACTCCGCTGAAAAAGCTGTAGAGGCTCCCGCAGCAGAGGCTCCCAAGGCTGAAGAGGCAGCAGAATAA
- a CDS encoding DNA-directed RNA polymerase subunit alpha has protein sequence MAILAFQKPDKVVMLEADNHYGKFEFKPLEPGYGITVGNALRRILLNSLEGYAISSIRIDGVKHEFDTIPGVKEDVTNIILNLKKVDLKQTLEDVEDEKATITVSGQEVFKAGDIGKVLTGFEVLNPDQVICHLDPDASFQLELTINKGRSWVPAEENATPGDAIDVIAIDSIYTPIKNVKYTVENFRVDQKTDYETLIIEITTNGSILPKDALKEAAKILIYHFMLFSDEKITLETTETDNNEEFDEEVLRMRQLLKSKLTDMDLSVRALNCLKTAEVETLGELVVFNKTDLLKFRNFGKKSLTELDELLASLNLSFGMDISKYKLDKE, from the coding sequence ATGGCTATTTTAGCATTTCAGAAACCTGACAAAGTTGTCATGTTGGAAGCCGACAACCACTACGGTAAGTTTGAGTTCAAGCCATTGGAGCCCGGTTATGGTATCACCGTGGGCAATGCGCTTCGCCGTATTCTCCTGAACTCTCTTGAGGGTTATGCCATATCCTCGATCCGCATCGATGGCGTAAAGCACGAATTCGACACAATTCCCGGAGTAAAGGAGGACGTGACCAACATCATCCTCAACCTCAAGAAGGTCGACCTGAAGCAGACCTTAGAGGACGTAGAGGACGAAAAGGCTACAATCACCGTGTCAGGGCAGGAGGTGTTCAAGGCCGGTGACATTGGCAAGGTACTCACGGGATTCGAGGTTCTCAATCCCGACCAGGTCATTTGTCATTTGGATCCCGATGCAAGTTTTCAGCTCGAGCTTACCATCAACAAGGGCCGCAGCTGGGTGCCCGCCGAAGAGAACGCTACTCCCGGCGATGCTATCGATGTGATTGCAATTGACTCTATCTATACTCCCATCAAGAATGTGAAGTATACCGTAGAGAACTTCCGCGTAGACCAGAAAACCGACTACGAGACACTCATAATCGAGATTACCACCAACGGCTCTATCCTTCCCAAGGACGCGCTTAAGGAAGCTGCCAAGATTCTAATCTACCACTTCATGCTCTTCTCCGACGAGAAGATTACACTCGAGACCACCGAGACCGACAACAACGAGGAGTTTGACGAAGAAGTACTGCGCATGCGCCAGCTTCTCAAGTCGAAGCTCACCGACATGGATCTCTCGGTACGTGCTCTCAACTGTCTCAAGACAGCCGAAGTGGAGACTCTTGGAGAGCTTGTCGTGTTCAACAAGACCGACCTGCTGAAGTTCCGCAACTTCGGCAAGAAGTCTCTCACAGAGCTCGACGAGCTGCTTGCAAGCCTCAACCTGTCGTTCGGCATGGATATTTCAAAATACAAATTAGACAAAGAATAA
- the rpsD gene encoding 30S ribosomal protein S4 — MARYTGPKTRIARKFGEPIFGADKVLSKKNYPPGQHGVNKRRKSSEYGVQLREKQKAKYTYGVLEKQFHNLFNKAARKKGITGEILLQLLESRLDNVVYRLGIAPTRAAARQLVLHRHITVNGAVVNIASYEVKPGDVVGVRERSKSLEVIADALAGFNHSKYPWLEWDESLKAGKLLHVPTREDIPENIKEQLIVELYSK, encoded by the coding sequence ATGGCAAGATATACCGGACCAAAAACAAGAATTGCCCGCAAATTCGGTGAGCCTATTTTCGGTGCAGACAAAGTTCTCTCGAAAAAGAACTACCCCCCGGGCCAGCATGGCGTAAACAAGCGTCGCAAGAGCAGCGAGTACGGCGTGCAGCTTCGTGAAAAGCAGAAAGCCAAATATACCTATGGTGTACTTGAGAAGCAGTTCCACAACCTCTTCAACAAGGCCGCCCGCAAGAAAGGTATCACCGGCGAGATTCTGCTCCAGCTTCTCGAGTCACGTCTCGACAATGTTGTATACCGTCTGGGCATCGCTCCCACACGTGCCGCAGCCCGTCAGCTCGTACTCCACCGTCACATCACTGTAAACGGTGCCGTTGTAAACATCGCTTCTTACGAAGTGAAGCCCGGCGACGTAGTAGGTGTGCGCGAGCGCAGCAAGTCACTTGAGGTTATCGCCGACGCACTGGCCGGATTCAACCACAGCAAGTATCCCTGGCTCGAGTGGGACGAATCACTCAAGGCCGGCAAGCTGCTGCATGTTCCCACCCGTGAGGACATCCCCGAAAACATCAAGGAACAGCTTATCGTCGAGTTGTATTCTAAGTAA
- the rpsK gene encoding 30S ribosomal protein S11, translated as MAKKTVAAKKRNVKVDANGQLHVHSSFNNIIVCLANSEGQVISWSSAGKMGFRGSKKNTPYAAQMAAQDCAKVAYDLGLRKVKAYVKGPGNGRESAIRTIHGAGIEVTEIIDVTPLPHNGCRPPKRRRV; from the coding sequence ATGGCAAAAAAGACAGTCGCAGCAAAGAAGAGAAACGTTAAGGTTGACGCCAACGGTCAGCTTCATGTTCACTCATCTTTCAACAACATTATCGTGTGCTTAGCCAATTCCGAAGGACAGGTTATCTCATGGTCAAGCGCAGGTAAGATGGGCTTCCGTGGCTCAAAAAAGAATACTCCCTATGCAGCCCAGATGGCAGCACAGGATTGTGCAAAGGTTGCTTATGACCTGGGCCTCCGCAAGGTAAAGGCTTATGTAAAGGGTCCCGGCAACGGTCGTGAGTCTGCAATCCGCACCATCCACGGTGCAGGCATCGAAGTAACCGAGATTATCGACGTTACCCCGCTGCCCCACAACGGTTGCCGTCCTCCCAAGCGCCGTCGTGTATAA
- the rpsM gene encoding 30S ribosomal protein S13 — MAVRIVGVDLPQNKRGEIALTYIFGIGRSAAKSILEKAGVDGNIKVMDWTDAQAAAVREVIGSDYKVEGDLRSEIQLNIKRLMDIGCYRGIRHRNGLPVRGQSTKNNARTRKGRKKTVANKKKATK, encoded by the coding sequence ATGGCAGTTAGAATCGTGGGAGTTGACCTCCCCCAGAACAAAAGAGGTGAAATCGCCTTGACTTATATCTTCGGCATCGGACGCAGCGCCGCCAAGTCGATCTTGGAGAAGGCCGGAGTTGATGGTAATATCAAAGTAATGGACTGGACCGACGCCCAGGCCGCCGCCGTACGTGAAGTCATCGGCAGCGACTACAAGGTAGAGGGTGACCTCCGCAGCGAAATCCAGCTCAACATCAAGCGTCTCATGGACATCGGTTGCTACCGTGGCATCCGTCACCGCAACGGCCTCCCCGTGCGCGGTCAGAGCACCAAGAACAACGCCCGTACACGCAAGGGTCGCAAGAAGACCGTTGCCAACAAGAAGAAAGCTACAAAATAA
- the ykgO gene encoding type B 50S ribosomal protein L36, with product MKVRASIKKRTPDSKIVRRKGRLYVINKKNPKYKQRQG from the coding sequence ATGAAAGTTAGAGCATCAATCAAAAAGCGCACTCCCGACAGCAAAATCGTGCGCCGCAAAGGACGTCTGTACGTAATCAACAAGAAAAATCCGAAGTACAAGCAGCGTCAGGGATAA
- the infA gene encoding translation initiation factor IF-1 — protein MAKQSAIEQDGTIVEALSNAMFRVELENGHEITAHISGKMRMHYIRILPGDKVRVEMSPYDLSKGRIAFRYK, from the coding sequence ATGGCAAAACAGTCTGCAATCGAACAGGACGGCACCATCGTCGAGGCCCTCAGCAACGCAATGTTCCGCGTAGAGCTTGAGAACGGCCACGAAATCACCGCCCACATCTCCGGAAAAATGCGTATGCACTACATCCGCATCCTCCCCGGCGACAAGGTAAGGGTAGAGATGTCGCCCTACGATCTGTCGAAAGGCAGAATAGCATTCCGATACAAATAA
- the map gene encoding type I methionyl aminopeptidase yields MIYLKTPEEIAKMREACDLVSRTLGEVAKWVTPGVTTLKLDTIAREYMLDNGGRPACLGYAGFPATLCIEVNETVVHGFPSNYTLREGDIVGIDTVVELNGYNGDQCYTFPVGDIAPATRRLLEVTKESLYKGIAACKVGNRIGDIANAVQTYCERHGYSVVREMCGHGIGREMHEDPEVPNYGRKSTGPIIKNGMCLCIEPMINLGKRNILIEKDGWTCRTRDRQPSAHYEHTLAIVDDKTEVLTTFDYIQEVLKERFI; encoded by the coding sequence ATGATCTATCTGAAGACACCTGAAGAGATAGCTAAAATGCGAGAAGCATGTGATCTGGTGAGTCGCACACTTGGTGAAGTTGCCAAGTGGGTGACTCCCGGTGTCACTACACTCAAGCTCGATACAATTGCGCGCGAATATATGCTCGATAACGGCGGCCGTCCGGCCTGTCTGGGCTACGCCGGCTTTCCCGCCACCCTCTGCATAGAGGTAAACGAGACAGTCGTCCACGGCTTCCCGAGCAACTATACACTCCGCGAAGGCGACATAGTAGGCATCGACACCGTAGTCGAACTCAACGGATACAACGGCGACCAGTGCTACACCTTCCCCGTCGGCGACATCGCACCCGCGACCCGCCGCCTGCTGGAAGTGACCAAAGAGTCGCTATACAAAGGCATCGCAGCCTGCAAGGTCGGCAACCGCATCGGCGACATTGCCAACGCCGTCCAGACCTACTGCGAGCGCCACGGATACTCTGTAGTACGCGAAATGTGCGGACACGGCATAGGCCGCGAGATGCACGAAGACCCCGAAGTGCCCAACTACGGACGCAAGAGCACTGGACCGATTATCAAAAACGGCATGTGTCTCTGCATCGAGCCGATGATCAACCTCGGAAAGCGCAATATCCTCATTGAAAAAGACGGCTGGACATGCCGCACACGCGACCGCCAGCCCTCCGCACATTACGAGCATACCCTTGCCATTGTCGACGATAAGACCGAAGTGCTTACCACGTTCGACTATATCCAAGAAGTGCTTAAAGAGAGATTTATTTAA
- the secY gene encoding preprotein translocase subunit SecY: MMRFVQTLKNIWTIEELRKRLLITFLLVFVYRMGCFIVLPGIHPDDLDALASFTAGSGLMQLLDMFSGGAFSQASIFALGIMPYITASIVIQLLGMVLPSFQKMQREGESGRQKLNQYTRYLTVFILLLQGPAYLINLQMQVSSAGGHASMGFWTVAYLTVILAAGSMFIMWLGERITDRGIGNGISFIILVGIIARLPQSLYYEFVSRLPDSTGSAGGLVMFLVELILLFAVTVGAVLLVQGTRKVPVQYAKRIVGNRQYGGARQYIPLKVNAAGVMPIIFAQAIMFIPITLAGFGATADASHGFFQAFSDINGWAYNITYFILIVAFTYFYTAITVRPAQMAEDMKRNNGFIPGVKPGKKTVEYLDSIMSRITLPGSIFLGIVAIMPAFARLFGVSQNFAQFFGGTSLLILVGVVLDTLQQIESHLMMHHYDGLMKDGKIKGRTTGSAY; the protein is encoded by the coding sequence ATAATGAGATTTGTTCAGACCTTAAAAAACATTTGGACAATCGAAGAGCTTCGCAAGCGACTTCTTATAACATTCCTTTTGGTATTCGTATACCGAATGGGATGTTTTATCGTGCTTCCCGGCATCCATCCCGATGACCTCGACGCGCTTGCAAGCTTCACCGCCGGAAGCGGTCTGATGCAGCTCCTCGATATGTTCTCCGGTGGTGCGTTCTCCCAGGCGTCCATTTTCGCTCTCGGTATCATGCCCTACATCACTGCATCCATCGTGATACAGCTCCTTGGCATGGTACTCCCCTCGTTCCAGAAAATGCAGCGAGAGGGTGAAAGCGGTCGTCAGAAGCTCAACCAGTACACGCGTTACCTCACCGTGTTCATCCTGCTTTTGCAAGGACCGGCATATCTGATCAACCTTCAGATGCAGGTAAGCAGCGCGGGCGGTCACGCCTCAATGGGCTTCTGGACGGTGGCTTATCTCACCGTCATCCTGGCTGCGGGTTCGATGTTCATCATGTGGCTCGGCGAGAGGATTACCGACCGCGGTATCGGCAACGGTATCTCCTTCATAATCCTCGTGGGTATCATCGCCCGCCTGCCACAGTCGCTCTACTACGAGTTTGTAAGCCGTCTGCCTGACTCTACCGGCTCTGCCGGCGGTCTGGTGATGTTCCTGGTCGAGCTCATTCTGCTCTTCGCCGTAACAGTAGGCGCGGTCCTTCTGGTACAGGGCACACGCAAGGTACCCGTACAATACGCAAAGCGCATCGTGGGCAATCGCCAGTATGGAGGCGCACGTCAGTACATACCCCTCAAGGTAAACGCCGCCGGTGTAATGCCTATCATCTTCGCACAGGCAATCATGTTCATCCCCATCACCCTTGCCGGGTTCGGGGCTACAGCTGATGCCTCGCACGGATTCTTCCAGGCATTCTCCGACATCAACGGCTGGGCCTACAACATCACCTACTTCATCCTCATCGTAGCCTTCACCTATTTTTACACAGCAATCACCGTGCGTCCCGCCCAGATGGCAGAGGACATGAAGCGCAACAACGGCTTCATCCCCGGTGTGAAGCCCGGTAAAAAGACAGTGGAATACCTCGACTCAATCATGTCGCGCATCACCCTGCCCGGATCGATTTTCCTCGGCATCGTGGCAATCATGCCCGCCTTTGCGCGCCTCTTCGGAGTGAGCCAGAACTTCGCCCAGTTCTTCGGCGGCACATCGCTGCTGATTCTCGTAGGCGTAGTCCTCGACACACTCCAGCAGATTGAGTCGCATCTGATGATGCACCACTACGACGGTCTGATGAAGGACGGCAAAATCAAAGGCCGCACAACAGGCAGCGCATATTGA
- the rplO gene encoding 50S ribosomal protein L15, which yields MELNTIHPAVGSNKKKRRIGRGPGSGKGGTSTRGHKGAKSRSGYKTKIGFEGGQMPLQRRLPKFGFKNINRVEYKAINLSDLETLAAARNLEKIGLEELRAAGFISSAQPVKILAKGAVTRAIAVEANAFSQAAQKAIEAAGGSIAKV from the coding sequence ATGGAACTGAATACTATCCATCCAGCCGTAGGCTCCAACAAAAAGAAGCGTCGTATCGGCCGTGGTCCGGGTTCCGGCAAGGGCGGTACATCAACACGCGGACACAAAGGTGCTAAATCACGCTCCGGCTACAAGACCAAGATCGGATTCGAAGGAGGTCAGATGCCCCTCCAGCGCCGTCTCCCCAAGTTCGGCTTCAAGAACATCAACCGTGTCGAGTACAAGGCAATCAATCTGTCTGACCTCGAGACTCTTGCTGCAGCCCGCAACCTTGAGAAGATCGGTCTGGAAGAACTCCGCGCCGCAGGCTTCATCTCCAGCGCACAGCCCGTCAAGATACTCGCCAAGGGTGCCGTGACACGCGCTATCGCCGTTGAAGCCAACGCATTCTCACAGGCCGCCCAGAAAGCTATCGAGGCTGCCGGTGGTTCAATCGCTAAAGTATAA
- the rpmD gene encoding 50S ribosomal protein L30, translating into MAKIKITQIKSRINAPKVQKLTLDALGLKKMHHSVIKEDTPSVMGMVTRVHHLVEVTKL; encoded by the coding sequence ATGGCAAAAATCAAAATCACTCAGATAAAGAGCCGCATCAACGCCCCGAAGGTGCAGAAACTCACCCTCGACGCGCTCGGACTCAAGAAGATGCATCATAGTGTCATCAAGGAAGACACTCCCAGCGTGATGGGCATGGTAACCCGCGTACACCACCTGGTAGAAGTTACTAAGCTTTAA
- the rpsE gene encoding 30S ribosomal protein S5, translated as MADKYNRVKSTGDLELKDRLVAINRVTKVTKGGRTFTFAAIVVVGNEDGIVGWGLGKANEVTAAIAKGVEAAKKNLIRVPVHKGTIPHEQYAKFGGSRVILKPASHGTGVKAGGAMRAVLESVGITDVLAKSKGSSNPHNLVKATIEALGEMRSPAQVAQNRGVSIDKVFNG; from the coding sequence ATGGCTGACAAGTATAATAGAGTTAAATCTACCGGCGATCTCGAACTCAAGGACCGCCTCGTGGCCATCAACCGCGTAACCAAAGTTACCAAAGGTGGACGCACATTTACCTTCGCCGCCATCGTTGTGGTAGGCAACGAAGACGGTATTGTAGGCTGGGGTCTCGGCAAAGCCAACGAAGTGACCGCCGCTATCGCCAAAGGCGTGGAGGCTGCAAAGAAGAATCTGATTCGCGTTCCCGTACACAAAGGAACCATACCCCACGAGCAGTACGCCAAATTCGGCGGCTCACGCGTAATCCTCAAGCCCGCATCACACGGTACCGGTGTTAAGGCCGGTGGCGCTATGCGTGCCGTGCTTGAGAGCGTAGGCATCACCGACGTGCTCGCAAAGTCAAAGGGCTCTTCCAACCCCCACAACCTTGTAAAGGCCACAATCGAGGCCCTCGGCGAAATGCGCAGCCCCGCACAGGTGGCACAGAACCGTGGCGTATCCATCGACAAAGTGTTTAACGGTTAA